One Nocardioides luti DNA window includes the following coding sequences:
- a CDS encoding sulfite oxidase, with protein MLRDRHDRPVDGGDWFIQHGTDVETRWNADVPHLTPTDHFFVRNHTEPPHVDPETWRLVVSGDGVVGETSYSLDDLKSFTSHTYERALECTGNGRSLFGSQQGTERPGTQWQMGAIGVARWTGVPLRTVLRHAGLTGDAVQVMPVGLDARYVDDGIDHGHVRRPLPIGKALDDTLVAWEMNGEPLPLDHGFPVRLVVPGWVGIASIKWLGELQVTTSVVDSPWNTRWYRMHGEGWSGDAAVLDRMPPKSIVDVTGDPEVGRMAVLRGRAWSGEATIRMVEVSTDGGRTWEEASLTGSNEPSSWVEWEHPWTPVASGEQVLVTRATDSLGRTQPEVAADNDDGYFFGAAVRHRVTVRAEVSTPAGASGRPAPVG; from the coding sequence ATGCTTCGCGACCGCCACGACCGACCTGTCGACGGTGGGGACTGGTTCATCCAGCACGGCACCGACGTCGAGACCCGCTGGAACGCCGACGTCCCGCACCTGACGCCCACCGACCACTTCTTCGTCCGCAACCACACCGAGCCGCCGCACGTCGACCCCGAGACCTGGCGGCTCGTGGTCAGCGGCGACGGAGTGGTCGGTGAGACGTCGTACTCCCTCGACGACCTGAAGTCGTTCACCAGCCACACCTACGAGCGCGCCCTCGAGTGCACCGGCAACGGCCGCAGCCTCTTCGGCAGCCAGCAGGGCACCGAGCGCCCGGGCACCCAGTGGCAGATGGGCGCCATCGGCGTCGCGCGCTGGACCGGCGTCCCGCTGCGCACCGTGCTCCGCCACGCCGGCCTCACCGGCGACGCCGTCCAGGTGATGCCGGTCGGCCTCGACGCGCGGTACGTCGACGACGGCATCGACCACGGTCACGTGCGGCGTCCGCTGCCGATCGGGAAGGCCCTCGACGACACGCTCGTGGCCTGGGAGATGAACGGCGAGCCGCTGCCCCTCGACCACGGCTTCCCCGTGCGCCTCGTCGTGCCGGGGTGGGTCGGGATCGCCAGCATCAAGTGGCTGGGCGAGCTGCAGGTGACGACCTCGGTCGTCGACTCCCCGTGGAACACGCGGTGGTACCGCATGCACGGCGAGGGCTGGAGCGGCGACGCCGCCGTCCTCGACCGGATGCCGCCCAAGAGCATCGTCGACGTGACCGGCGACCCCGAGGTCGGCCGGATGGCCGTCCTGCGCGGCCGCGCCTGGTCCGGCGAGGCCACGATCCGCATGGTCGAGGTCAGCACCGACGGCGGGCGGACCTGGGAGGAGGCCAGCCTCACCGGCTCCAACGAGCCGTCGAGCTGGGTCGAGTGGGAGCACCCGTGGACGCCCGTCGCGAGCGGTGAGCAGGTGCTCGTCACGCGCGCGACCGACAGCCTGGGCCGCACCCAGCCCGAGGTCGCCGCGGACAACGACGACGGCTACTTCTTCGGCGCCGCCGTGCGGCACCGGGTCACGGTCCGTGCCGAGGTCAGCACGCCGGCCGGAGCGTCGGGTCGGCCGGCCCCCGTCGGCTGA
- the fdxA gene encoding ferredoxin translates to MTYVIAQPCVDLKDRACVDECPVDCIYEGKRMLYIHPDECVDCGACEPVCPVEAIFYEDDTPEQWKDYYTANVDFFSDLGSPGGAAKMGVIEKDHALIEALPPQPHDE, encoded by the coding sequence GTGACCTACGTCATCGCCCAGCCGTGCGTCGACCTCAAGGACCGCGCCTGTGTCGACGAGTGCCCCGTCGACTGCATCTACGAGGGCAAGCGGATGCTCTACATCCACCCCGACGAGTGCGTCGACTGCGGCGCCTGCGAGCCGGTCTGCCCGGTCGAGGCGATCTTCTACGAGGACGACACCCCGGAGCAGTGGAAGGACTACTACACCGCGAACGTCGACTTCTTCAGCGACCTGGGCTCGCCGGGTGGCGCCGCCAAGATGGGCGTCATCGAGAAGGACCACGCCCTGATCGAGGCGCTCCCGCCGCAGCCGCACGACGAGTGA
- a CDS encoding thioesterase family protein yields MAHEYDDHIAVRPAGSGRYDADLAGGWVVGGGVNGGYLLAVIGNAIRAELPGKPDPLSISAYYLAASVPGPATVDVSVRRDGGSVATVAADLRQGDEARITALASYGDLTRLGDDVRTTAEQPDLPPRERCVPSTMAPAAFRATAPLLDRFDMLFHPDRIGWAVGEPGGTGEISAWFRLAGGREPDPISLLTVVDALPPVTFELGMPGWAPTLELTAHVRARPAPGWLKVRHATRNLAGGMFEEDCEVWDSAGRLVAQSRQLARQPR; encoded by the coding sequence ATGGCTCACGAGTACGACGACCACATCGCCGTCCGGCCCGCGGGGAGCGGCCGCTACGACGCTGACCTGGCGGGCGGCTGGGTGGTCGGCGGCGGGGTGAACGGTGGGTACCTGCTCGCCGTGATCGGCAACGCGATCCGCGCCGAGCTGCCCGGGAAGCCCGACCCGCTCTCGATCAGCGCCTACTACCTCGCGGCCTCCGTCCCCGGCCCGGCCACGGTCGACGTGAGCGTCCGCCGTGACGGCGGCAGCGTCGCGACCGTCGCGGCCGACCTGCGTCAGGGCGACGAGGCCCGGATCACCGCGCTGGCGTCGTACGGCGACCTGACGCGGCTGGGCGACGACGTGCGCACCACCGCCGAGCAGCCCGACCTGCCCCCGCGCGAGCGCTGCGTGCCCAGCACGATGGCACCGGCGGCCTTCCGCGCGACCGCGCCGCTGCTGGACCGCTTCGACATGCTCTTCCACCCCGACCGGATCGGCTGGGCCGTGGGGGAGCCGGGCGGCACCGGTGAGATCAGCGCGTGGTTCCGCCTGGCCGGCGGTCGCGAGCCCGACCCGATCTCGCTGCTCACCGTCGTTGACGCGCTGCCGCCGGTGACCTTCGAGCTCGGCATGCCGGGCTGGGCGCCGACCCTGGAGCTGACCGCCCACGTGCGGGCCCGGCCCGCTCCCGGCTGGCTCAAGGTGCGCCACGCGACCCGCAACCTCGCGGGCGGGATGTTCGAGGAGGACTGCGAGGTCTGGGACTCCGCCGGCCGCCTCGTGGCGCAGAGCCGGCAGCTGGCGCGCCAGCCCCGCTGA
- the mshB gene encoding N-acetyl-1-D-myo-inositol-2-amino-2-deoxy-alpha-D-glucopyranoside deacetylase produces MTADHRLLLVHAHPDDESIGQGATMAKYVAEGRGVTLVTCTAGEMGEILVPELEHLAADREDGLGLHRKGELAAAMKELGVTDHRWLGGFGTYRDSGMKWHEDGHAVAADDIHANAFWHADLTEAADHLVAVIREVRPQVLVTYDPFGGYGHPDHIQAHRVAMYAAQLAAVPSYRHDLGEHWDIAKIYWGAMSESRMRAGLRLIRDSGDTTTFEGMDPDGPLPPFVTSDENLAAAVDAQDVVDRKMAALAAHATQITTDGPFFALSNNVGSTAWGIEYYRIVKGELGPLGEDGLETDLFAGL; encoded by the coding sequence ATGACCGCCGACCACCGCCTCCTGCTCGTCCACGCGCACCCCGACGACGAGTCCATCGGCCAGGGCGCCACGATGGCGAAGTACGTCGCCGAGGGCCGCGGCGTCACCCTGGTCACCTGCACCGCCGGTGAGATGGGCGAGATCCTGGTGCCCGAGCTCGAGCACCTCGCCGCCGACCGCGAGGACGGCCTCGGCCTGCACCGCAAGGGCGAGCTCGCCGCCGCGATGAAGGAGCTCGGGGTCACCGACCACCGCTGGCTCGGCGGCTTCGGCACCTACCGCGACTCGGGCATGAAGTGGCACGAGGACGGCCACGCGGTCGCCGCGGACGACATCCACGCGAACGCGTTCTGGCACGCCGACCTCACCGAGGCGGCCGACCACCTGGTCGCGGTGATCCGCGAGGTCCGACCCCAGGTGCTGGTCACCTACGACCCGTTCGGCGGCTACGGCCACCCGGACCACATCCAGGCGCACCGGGTCGCGATGTACGCCGCCCAGCTGGCTGCCGTGCCGTCGTACCGCCACGACCTCGGCGAGCACTGGGACATCGCCAAGATCTACTGGGGCGCCATGTCGGAGTCGCGGATGCGCGCCGGGCTGCGGCTGATCCGCGACTCCGGGGACACCACGACCTTCGAGGGCATGGACCCCGACGGCCCGCTGCCGCCGTTCGTGACCAGCGACGAGAACCTCGCCGCCGCCGTCGACGCGCAGGACGTCGTCGACCGCAAGATGGCCGCGCTGGCCGCGCACGCCACCCAGATCACGACCGACGGCCCGTTCTTCGCGCTGTCCAACAACGTCGGCAGCACCGCCTGGGGCATCGAGTACTACCGCATCGTCAAGGGCGAGCTCGGGCCGCTCGGCGAGGACGGGCTCGAGACGGACCTCTTCGCCGGCCTCTGA
- the aspS gene encoding aspartate--tRNA(Asn) ligase, with the protein MVPPRPSAVAPRTLAADLTRATPGSPVRLQGWVHRRRELAALTFLVVRDRTGLAQVVVKDGPDGRPAVPPEETTVEVVGTATANPQAPGGVEITDPVITALTEPAATPPVELWRPSLNASLPTLLDHAPVTWRHPAQRAKWELAAASLRGFRATLDAAGFTEIQTPKFVASATESGANVFEVDYFGRPAYLAQSPQFYKQQMVGVFERVYEVGPVFRAEPHDTVRHLAEYVSLDAELGFVEDHRDVLRVLRDVVAGMVTAIHEYAGGAVALTGARVPVVPEEIPVLHFRDALALVGAPEDEPDLAPEHERALGAWALEEHGSDFLAVEGYPMAKRPFYTHPQPDDPRWSNSFDLLFRGLELVTGGQRLHRPSAYDEAIRARGEDPATYAAYLQSFEHGMPPHGGFAIGLERWTARLVEATNVREVTLFPRDLHRLTP; encoded by the coding sequence ATGGTTCCACCACGCCCGTCAGCCGTCGCGCCCCGCACCCTCGCCGCGGACCTCACCCGGGCCACGCCCGGCTCACCCGTCCGGCTGCAGGGCTGGGTGCACCGGCGCCGCGAGCTCGCGGCGCTGACGTTCCTCGTCGTCCGCGACCGCACGGGACTCGCCCAGGTCGTGGTGAAGGACGGCCCCGACGGACGGCCCGCGGTGCCGCCGGAGGAGACCACCGTCGAGGTGGTCGGGACCGCGACCGCGAACCCGCAGGCACCCGGTGGCGTCGAGATCACGGACCCCGTGATCACCGCCCTCACCGAGCCCGCCGCCACGCCGCCGGTCGAGCTCTGGCGGCCGAGCCTCAACGCCTCCCTGCCGACCCTGCTCGACCACGCCCCCGTGACCTGGCGGCACCCGGCGCAGCGGGCGAAGTGGGAGCTCGCGGCGGCCTCGCTGCGCGGCTTCCGGGCGACGCTCGACGCGGCCGGCTTCACCGAGATCCAGACGCCGAAGTTCGTCGCGTCCGCCACCGAGTCCGGGGCGAACGTCTTCGAGGTCGACTACTTCGGCCGGCCGGCGTACCTCGCCCAGAGCCCGCAGTTCTACAAGCAGCAGATGGTCGGCGTCTTCGAGCGCGTCTACGAGGTCGGTCCGGTCTTCCGCGCCGAGCCGCACGACACGGTCCGGCACCTGGCGGAGTACGTCTCCCTCGACGCCGAGCTCGGCTTCGTCGAGGACCACCGCGACGTGCTCCGGGTGCTGCGCGACGTGGTCGCGGGCATGGTCACCGCGATCCACGAGTACGCCGGCGGCGCGGTCGCCCTGACCGGCGCGCGGGTGCCGGTGGTGCCCGAGGAGATCCCGGTCCTGCACTTCCGCGACGCCCTGGCCCTGGTCGGCGCGCCAGAGGACGAGCCCGACCTGGCGCCCGAGCACGAGCGCGCGCTCGGCGCCTGGGCGCTGGAGGAGCACGGCAGCGACTTCCTCGCCGTCGAGGGCTACCCGATGGCGAAGCGGCCGTTCTACACGCACCCGCAGCCGGACGACCCGCGCTGGAGCAACAGCTTCGACCTGCTCTTCCGCGGGCTGGAGCTGGTCACCGGCGGTCAGCGGCTGCACCGCCCGTCGGCGTACGACGAGGCGATCCGCGCCCGCGGCGAGGACCCGGCGACGTACGCCGCCTACCTCCAGTCGTTCGAGCACGGGATGCCGCCGCACGGCGGCTTCGCCATCGGGCTCGAGCGCTGGACGGCGCGCCTGGTGGAGGCGACCAACGTGCGCGAGGTCACCCTCTTCCCGCGCGACCTGCACCGCCTGACGCCCTGA
- a CDS encoding VanW family protein, with amino-acid sequence MTRKTGRDQPTPPQGREKEGGWVVLGLLLGLALLLGGGYAAAYVLSGDKVPRGASVAGVAIGGRTPEAAAQVLAEGLAERSSRPIDVTVGGTSVSVTPAQAGLAVDYAASVAAAGGEQSWDPQRLWDYYTGGDDLDPVLTVDEDRLDAAVQSLAAGIGRPATDASLRFEGARIVTTKARTGRALDLDAARTALQAAYLSDEPRVDLPLSAQAPDVDDADLQEALDDFANPALSAPVTLVFGDSRVRLQPRDYADALGMEAQDGELVPVLDEKALEKLVDGAVSDNGAPVDASVALVDGKPRVVPAKPGVAYDPADVSDAFLTLVTRPDGKREMTVKASVAEPDFTTKDARALKVRERVSTFTTYYPYAEYRNTNIGRAAELVDGTLLKPGETFSLNDTVGERTRENGFTEGFIISDGIFKEDLGGGVSQMATTTFNAMFFAGLEDVEHKPHSFYIDRYPVGREATVAWGAVDLRFRNDTPYGVLVHAQVTPSTPSSQGVVTVSMYSTKVWDITTSTSDRYDLTEPATRVLRTPDCYPNTGYGGFDVDVTRYFRKAGESALDHDEVFHTTYTPSDTVICKPPRG; translated from the coding sequence ATGACGCGCAAGACGGGCCGCGACCAGCCGACCCCGCCGCAGGGGCGCGAGAAGGAGGGCGGCTGGGTCGTCCTCGGCCTGCTGCTGGGGCTCGCGCTGCTCCTCGGGGGCGGGTACGCCGCGGCGTACGTCCTGTCCGGCGACAAGGTCCCTCGGGGTGCCTCGGTCGCCGGGGTCGCGATCGGCGGCCGGACCCCCGAGGCCGCCGCCCAGGTGCTGGCCGAGGGGCTCGCGGAGCGCTCGAGTCGCCCGATCGACGTCACGGTGGGCGGCACCTCGGTGTCCGTCACGCCGGCCCAGGCGGGGCTCGCGGTGGACTACGCGGCCTCGGTCGCCGCCGCCGGCGGCGAGCAGAGCTGGGACCCCCAGCGGCTCTGGGACTACTACACCGGCGGCGACGACCTGGACCCCGTCCTCACCGTCGACGAGGACCGCCTCGACGCGGCCGTGCAGTCGCTCGCCGCCGGCATCGGGCGGCCGGCCACCGATGCCTCCCTGCGGTTCGAGGGCGCCCGGATCGTGACGACCAAGGCCCGCACGGGCCGCGCGCTGGACCTCGACGCCGCCCGGACGGCCTTGCAGGCGGCGTACCTCTCCGACGAGCCACGCGTCGACCTCCCACTCAGCGCCCAGGCCCCGGACGTCGACGACGCCGACCTCCAGGAGGCCCTCGACGACTTCGCCAATCCCGCCCTGTCCGCGCCGGTGACGCTGGTCTTCGGCGACTCCCGGGTCCGGCTCCAGCCGCGCGACTACGCCGACGCCCTCGGCATGGAGGCGCAGGACGGCGAGCTGGTCCCCGTCCTCGACGAGAAGGCGCTCGAGAAGCTCGTCGACGGCGCGGTGAGCGACAACGGTGCCCCGGTGGACGCCTCGGTGGCGCTGGTCGACGGCAAGCCCCGCGTCGTGCCCGCGAAGCCGGGCGTCGCCTACGACCCCGCCGACGTCAGCGACGCGTTCCTGACCCTGGTGACGCGCCCGGACGGCAAGCGCGAGATGACCGTCAAGGCGAGCGTCGCCGAGCCCGACTTCACGACCAAGGACGCCCGCGCGCTCAAGGTGCGCGAGCGCGTCTCGACGTTCACGACGTACTACCCGTACGCCGAGTACCGCAACACCAACATCGGCCGCGCCGCCGAGCTCGTCGACGGCACCCTGCTGAAGCCCGGCGAGACCTTCTCCCTCAACGACACCGTGGGGGAGCGGACCCGCGAGAACGGCTTCACCGAGGGCTTCATCATCAGCGACGGGATCTTCAAGGAAGACCTCGGCGGCGGCGTCTCGCAGATGGCGACGACGACGTTCAACGCGATGTTCTTCGCGGGGCTCGAGGATGTCGAGCACAAGCCGCACTCGTTCTACATCGACCGCTACCCGGTCGGCCGCGAGGCGACCGTCGCGTGGGGCGCCGTCGACCTCCGCTTCCGCAACGACACGCCGTACGGCGTCCTCGTGCACGCCCAGGTCACCCCGAGCACTCCCTCCTCGCAGGGCGTCGTCACCGTGAGCATGTACTCCACGAAGGTCTGGGACATCACCACCTCGACGTCGGACCGCTACGACCTGACCGAGCCGGCGACCCGGGTGCTGCGGACGCCGGACTGCTACCCCAACACCGGCTACGGCGGGTTCGACGTCGACGTGACGCGCTACTTCCGCAAGGCCGGCGAGAGCGCGCTGGACCACGACGAGGTCTTCCACACCACCTACACGCCCTCGGACACCGTGATCTGCAAGCCGCCGAGGGGCTGA
- a CDS encoding NUDIX domain-containing protein, producing MIPVVGVAVLRDGRVLAARRTAPPETAGRWELPGGKVEAGETPAAAAVREVAEELACTVEVTGWLAGEAAIGSTHVLTVASAMLVAGEPQPREHDRVRWLAHDELDDVDWLEPDRPFLAELRERLA from the coding sequence ATGATCCCCGTCGTCGGCGTCGCGGTCCTGCGCGACGGTCGCGTGCTCGCCGCCCGTCGTACGGCGCCGCCGGAGACGGCCGGCCGCTGGGAGCTGCCCGGCGGCAAGGTCGAGGCCGGCGAGACCCCGGCCGCCGCTGCGGTCCGGGAGGTGGCTGAGGAGCTGGCCTGCACGGTCGAGGTGACCGGGTGGCTCGCCGGCGAGGCCGCCATCGGCAGCACCCACGTGCTCACGGTGGCGAGCGCGATGCTCGTCGCGGGGGAGCCGCAGCCCCGCGAGCACGACCGGGTCCGCTGGCTGGCGCACGACGAGCTCGACGACGTCGACTGGCTCGAGCCGGACCGGCCGTTCCTGGCCGAGCTCCGCGAGAGACTGGCCTGA
- a CDS encoding GNAT family N-acetyltransferase: MPPSPEAHGLGPHVVGQRVVVRRVLPGETGPSGGPAMTDLLGVCTAWGDGRCVVQPESGEPVTIALADVVSGKPVPPRPPVRHRVSPLAAQTRALALWPDLETEPVGDWLLRRSPTASARRANSVLAFEPSGVEGDYERVVAFYASRTGRPIAAVLPESAEDALFRGHGWVLESHDADTLFQLAGVAQVRRGLRAGGSGSPGSSGSAGGSVEVREEGGLAVARLDDRASGVAAYADDWVGFRSIEVSPEHRRRGHGLAIMAALLEWGAEQGATTAYLQVLGDNVGARALYERLGFATHHAYRYLAPASEPV, translated from the coding sequence GTGCCCCCCTCCCCGGAAGCCCATGGTCTGGGCCCCCACGTCGTCGGTCAGCGGGTCGTCGTGCGGCGGGTCCTGCCCGGCGAGACCGGCCCCTCGGGCGGCCCGGCGATGACGGACCTGCTCGGCGTGTGCACGGCGTGGGGCGACGGCCGCTGCGTCGTGCAGCCCGAGTCCGGCGAGCCGGTCACCATCGCGCTGGCCGACGTCGTGTCCGGCAAGCCGGTGCCGCCGCGCCCGCCGGTGCGGCACCGCGTCTCGCCGCTCGCGGCCCAGACACGGGCACTGGCGCTCTGGCCCGACCTCGAGACCGAGCCGGTCGGCGACTGGCTGCTGCGCCGCTCCCCCACGGCGTCGGCCCGGCGGGCGAACTCCGTCCTCGCGTTCGAGCCCTCCGGGGTCGAGGGCGACTACGAGCGGGTCGTGGCGTTCTACGCCTCCCGGACCGGGCGGCCGATCGCGGCCGTGCTGCCGGAGTCGGCCGAGGACGCGCTCTTCCGCGGGCACGGGTGGGTGCTGGAGAGCCACGACGCCGACACGCTCTTCCAGCTCGCCGGGGTCGCCCAGGTGCGGCGCGGGCTGCGCGCGGGCGGGTCGGGCTCGCCGGGCTCGTCGGGCTCCGCCGGGGGCTCGGTCGAGGTCCGCGAGGAGGGCGGCCTCGCCGTGGCCCGGCTCGACGACCGGGCGAGCGGCGTGGCGGCGTACGCCGACGACTGGGTGGGCTTCCGCAGCATCGAGGTGTCCCCCGAGCACCGGCGTCGGGGGCACGGGCTGGCGATCATGGCGGCGCTGCTCGAGTGGGGCGCCGAGCAGGGCGCGACCACGGCGTACCTCCAGGTGCTGGGCGACAACGTCGGCGCCCGGGCGTTGTACGAGCGGCTGGGGTTCGCCACGCACCACGCCTACCGCTACCTCGCGCCGGCGTCCGAGCCCGTCTGA
- a CDS encoding YidH family protein codes for MDERRPRWIYGAGHEPDPRFSLANERTFLAWVRTALAILAGAVALYSLGVPDPRWVRVTVVVALVLAGGLITLLAFVRWARVERAIRTATPLPAFTLGLGATVTVVLVAVLLAVALALGPG; via the coding sequence ATGGACGAACGACGGCCGCGCTGGATCTACGGCGCAGGCCACGAGCCCGACCCCCGCTTCAGCCTCGCCAACGAGCGCACCTTCCTGGCCTGGGTCCGGACGGCGCTGGCGATCCTCGCCGGCGCCGTGGCGCTCTACTCCCTCGGCGTGCCGGACCCGCGCTGGGTGCGGGTGACGGTCGTGGTGGCCCTGGTGCTCGCCGGCGGGCTGATCACGCTGCTCGCCTTCGTGCGCTGGGCCCGCGTCGAGCGGGCGATACGCACCGCCACGCCGCTGCCGGCGTTCACCCTCGGCCTCGGCGCGACCGTCACGGTCGTGCTGGTGGCCGTGCTGCTGGCCGTGGCGCTGGCGCTCGGTCCGGGCTGA
- a CDS encoding DUF389 domain-containing protein — protein sequence MLVHFRLTVPEDLTRTVETLLVDREWTTNVTVQRGACLDPAGDLVECDVAREKAGVLLGELNGTGLDERGGIVVTTPISTPFARADHLEAVAPGHPEDAVIWEAVEAKAEDGGTPTVSFHVFLVLAVVLAAIAVVTDSAILVVGAMVVGPEFSAVAAVSAGIVLGRWRLVGRSLRLLVLSFAFAVAVVAVLALLARAGGLVDATMITKARPNTGFIWHPDVWSFVVAIVAGAAGVLAMAIEKTATMVGVFISVTTVPAAGNLALGLALWQQHEIVGSLEQLGLNVAGMVVSGAVVLALVRVLWPTLTVRSERLPGWRGPHPGTTGQRGQRRQTGSDAGAR from the coding sequence GTGCTCGTCCACTTCCGCCTGACCGTGCCCGAGGACCTGACCCGGACGGTCGAGACGCTCCTCGTCGACCGCGAGTGGACGACGAACGTGACCGTCCAGCGGGGGGCGTGCCTGGACCCGGCCGGGGACCTCGTCGAGTGCGACGTGGCGCGGGAGAAGGCCGGGGTGCTGCTCGGCGAGCTGAACGGGACCGGCCTCGACGAGCGGGGCGGCATCGTGGTCACGACGCCGATCAGCACGCCGTTCGCGCGGGCCGACCACCTCGAGGCGGTCGCGCCGGGTCATCCGGAGGACGCGGTGATCTGGGAGGCGGTCGAGGCCAAGGCGGAGGACGGCGGTACGCCGACGGTCAGCTTCCACGTGTTCCTCGTCCTGGCGGTCGTGCTGGCCGCGATCGCGGTCGTCACCGACTCGGCGATCCTCGTGGTGGGCGCGATGGTCGTCGGCCCGGAGTTCAGCGCGGTCGCCGCCGTCTCGGCCGGGATCGTGCTCGGCCGGTGGCGGCTGGTCGGGCGCAGCCTGCGGCTGCTCGTGCTCAGCTTTGCCTTCGCGGTCGCGGTGGTCGCCGTGCTGGCGCTCCTGGCCCGCGCCGGGGGCCTGGTCGACGCGACCATGATCACGAAGGCGCGACCCAACACCGGCTTCATCTGGCACCCGGACGTCTGGTCCTTCGTGGTCGCGATCGTGGCCGGCGCGGCGGGCGTGCTGGCGATGGCGATCGAGAAGACCGCGACGATGGTGGGCGTCTTCATCAGCGTGACGACGGTGCCGGCCGCCGGCAACCTGGCGCTCGGGCTCGCGCTCTGGCAGCAGCACGAGATCGTCGGCTCGCTGGAGCAGCTGGGCCTCAACGTCGCCGGCATGGTCGTCTCGGGCGCGGTCGTCCTGGCCCTGGTCCGGGTGCTCTGGCCGACGCTGACGGTCCGCTCGGAGCGGCTGCCCGGCTGGCGCGGACCGCACCCGGGCACCACCGGCCAGCGAGGCCAGCGGCGTCAGACGGGCTCGGACGCCGGCGCGAGGTAG
- a CDS encoding esterase/lipase family protein has protein sequence MRTLRTWTVALALTLLVVLAPVRAQADPVPVPLPTSPFGDPPGANDWSCRPSAERPEPVVLVHGTFGDRKNLLEDLSTALVGDGYCVFSLDYGNRATDRIQRSARELKAFTRRVLEATGAERVSMVGHSQGGLMPRYFIRFLGGARVVDDLVGIAPSNHGTGGDGGGSGSAVSPTGSFCDACAQQEAGSAFLRRLNEGDETPGRVSYTQIVTEHDEVVTPYTSGFLAPGRRTTNLTLQDACPDDWSEHVRIPQSRAVIAWTLDALSRRGPADPTLRPAC, from the coding sequence ATGCGCACGCTACGCACCTGGACCGTCGCCCTCGCCCTGACCCTGCTGGTCGTGCTCGCACCGGTGCGGGCGCAGGCCGACCCGGTCCCGGTGCCGCTGCCGACGTCGCCCTTCGGCGACCCGCCGGGCGCGAACGACTGGTCCTGCCGCCCGAGCGCCGAGCGGCCCGAGCCGGTGGTCCTGGTGCACGGCACCTTCGGGGACCGCAAGAACCTGCTCGAGGACCTCTCGACGGCGCTCGTCGGCGACGGGTACTGCGTGTTCTCCCTCGACTACGGCAACCGCGCGACCGACCGGATCCAGCGCTCCGCACGTGAGCTGAAGGCCTTCACCCGACGCGTGCTCGAGGCGACCGGCGCCGAGCGGGTCTCGATGGTGGGGCACTCGCAGGGCGGGCTGATGCCGCGCTACTTCATCAGGTTCCTCGGCGGGGCCCGCGTGGTCGACGACCTGGTCGGGATCGCGCCGAGCAACCACGGCACGGGTGGTGACGGCGGCGGCAGCGGGTCCGCGGTGTCACCGACGGGTTCGTTCTGCGACGCCTGCGCGCAGCAGGAGGCGGGCTCGGCGTTCCTGCGCCGGCTCAACGAGGGCGACGAGACGCCCGGCCGCGTGAGCTACACCCAGATCGTCACCGAGCACGACGAGGTCGTGACGCCGTACACCTCCGGCTTCCTGGCGCCCGGTCGCCGCACCACGAACCTCACCCTGCAGGACGCGTGCCCGGACGACTGGTCCGAGCACGTGCGGATCCCGCAGAGCCGCGCGGTGATCGCGTGGACGCTGGACGCACTCAGCCGACGGGGGCCGGCCGACCCGACGCTCCGGCCGGCGTGCTGA
- a CDS encoding TetR/AcrR family transcriptional regulator, whose protein sequence is MNRRDDLLERVTDHVLEQGLIGLTLRPVAAAIGTSDRMLIYHFGSRDALVSAVVDAATQRAIDEVDALPAAAGVRAGVNALWAAYRTEPLHRCLHVYCQAAATGLIGQEPYLSDARASNERWATALAGYLGRCGAPADVVGRIVTLVDSSLYGFHLDLATDRPEELARGVDDLARAAAGLAGA, encoded by the coding sequence ATGAATCGTCGTGACGACCTCCTGGAGCGGGTCACCGACCACGTGCTGGAGCAGGGCCTGATCGGGCTGACCCTCCGTCCGGTCGCCGCGGCGATCGGCACCAGCGACCGGATGCTGATCTACCACTTCGGCAGCCGCGACGCCCTCGTGTCGGCGGTCGTCGACGCCGCCACGCAGCGGGCGATCGACGAGGTCGACGCGCTCCCGGCCGCCGCCGGGGTCCGCGCCGGGGTGAACGCGCTGTGGGCGGCCTACCGCACCGAGCCGCTGCACCGCTGCCTGCACGTCTACTGCCAGGCGGCGGCGACCGGGCTGATCGGCCAGGAGCCCTACCTCAGCGACGCCCGCGCCAGCAACGAGCGCTGGGCGACGGCGCTGGCCGGCTACCTCGGCCGCTGCGGCGCCCCCGCGGACGTGGTCGGCCGGATCGTGACGCTCGTGGACTCCTCGCTCTACGGCTTCCACCTGGACCTGGCCACCGACCGGCCCGAGGAGCTCGCCCGCGGGGTCGACGACCTGGCGCGGGCCGCGGCGGGGCTGGCGGGAGCGTGA